One Malania oleifera isolate guangnan ecotype guangnan chromosome 10, ASM2987363v1, whole genome shotgun sequence genomic region harbors:
- the LOC131167000 gene encoding nematode resistance protein-like HSPRO2 — translation MVDLDWKTKMVSPDMSNKSPRLSNKLHVSIPSSLRATGDFSPAPASECLAYEQYIRLPELGKLWSSKDFPEWKNESILKPSLQALEITFRFISTVVSDPRPYANRREWNRRLESLTANQIQLIAVLCEDNEEDGDTRGTAPIVDLSSSGGVVAREGSSAEVWKLSGETTVVSRPSEASLLPLLATWQKSEDIAQKILSSIEREMRRCPYTLGLGEPNLAGKPNLDYDAVCKPSELHSLKKCPADQINLHNRENQILYTTQQIRASWIHASRELLARIAERIERKDFDKASSDCWLLERIWKFLAEIEELHLLMDPDDFLRLKNQLSFKATSDSDAFCFRSKELVEIAKLSKDLKHRVPYILGVEVDPKGGPRIQEAAMKLYREKQEFEKIHLLQALQAIESAMKRFFYAHKQGVMILMGSLEAKGNRAPVNDAVSQIFLEPTYFPSLDAAKTFLGDFWERQHGAYSSDKQTRRTE, via the coding sequence ATGGTTGATTTGGACTGGAAAACGAAGATGGTATCGCCTGACATGTCCAACAAATCGCCGAGACTCTCAAACAAGCTGCACGTTTCGATCCCGTCGTCGTTACGCGCCACCGGAGACTTTTCTCCGGCACCGGCGTCGGAGTGTTTGGCCTACGAACAATACATCCGCCTGCCGGAGCTCGGGAAGCTGTGGAGTTCGAAGGACTTTCCTGAGTGGAAGAATGAATCGATTTTGAAACCGTCGCTGCAGGCTTTGGAAATCACGTTCCGGTTCATTTCCACGGTTGTGTCCGATCCGAGACCCTACGCGAACCGGAGGGAGTGGAACCGGAGGCTGGAGTCGCTGACCGCAAACCAGATCCAGCTCATCGCTGTCCTGTGCGAGGACAACGAAGAGGACGGCGATACACGTGGAACAGCGCCGATCGTCGATTTGAGCTCGTCGGGCGGCGTGGTGGCCCGGGAAGGGAGCTCCGCCGAGGTGTGGAAGCTTTCGGGAGAGACCACGGTGGTTAGCCGACCAAGCGAAGCGAGCTTGCTTCCGCTGTTAGCCACGTGGCAGAAATCTGAAGACATTGCGCAGAAAATCCTGTCCTCGATCGAGCGCGAGATGAGGAGGTGTCCCTACACACTAGGTTTGGGAGAGCCGAACCTCGCTGGCAAACCGAACCTCGATTACGACGCCGTTTGCAAGCCGTCGGAGCTTCATTCTCTGAAGAAATGTCCCGCCGATCAAATCAACCTCCACAACCGCGAGAACCAAATCCTGTACACGACGCAGCAGATCAGGGCGTCGTGGATACACGCATCACGAGAGCTTCTCGCGCGCATCGCAGAGAGAATCGAACGCAAAGACTTCGATAAAGCTTCGAGCGATTGCTGGTTGCTCGAGAGAATCTGGAAATTTCTCGCGGAGATCGAAGAACTCCACCTCCTAATGGATCCGGACGATTTTCTCCGCCTCAAGAACCAGCTCTCGTTCAAAGCGACGTCCGATTCCGACGCCTTCTGCTTCCGATCGAAAGAGCTCGTCGAGATCGCGAAGCTCTCGAAAGACCTTAAGCACCGAGTGCCGTACATACTGGGCGTGGAGGTGGATCCCAAGGGCGGGCCGAGGATTCAGGAAGCGGCGATGAAGCTGTATCGCGAGAAGCAAGAGTTCGAGAAGATTCACCTGCTTCAGGCGTTGCAGGCTATAGAATCAGCGATGAAGAGGTTCTTCTACGCGCACAAGCAAGGAGTGATGATCTTGATGGGGAGTTTGGAGGCAAAGGGGAATCGAGCTCCGGTGAACGATGCGGTGTCTCAGATCTTTCTGGAACCAACCTATTTTCCGAGTTTGGACGCTGCGAAAACGTTCTTGGGAGATTTTTGGGAACGCCAGCATGGGGCTTACAGTTCCGATAAACAAACTCGGAGGACAGAGTAA